Proteins encoded in a region of the Clostridium butyricum genome:
- the recX gene encoding recombination regulator RecX, which yields MAIITKIEIQKKNKERVNIYLDEEYAFSISAELVYKENLKVKDVVDIEKLKSVADKESYLRCKNSALKIIERSYKTEKEVIEKLQMKGYEQNHIEASIEFLKEYKFLNDDYYAEAFIKDKLNSKGSQRIKQDLIKKGIPRDKIEEKLEGIDKSAEKNTARVLANKKLRIIQKSENDTYKISGKLYRFLISKGYTYDVVKEVVKDVMSIDEFE from the coding sequence ATGGCAATTATAACTAAAATAGAAATCCAAAAGAAAAATAAAGAAAGAGTTAATATATATTTAGATGAAGAATATGCTTTTTCAATAAGTGCTGAACTGGTTTATAAAGAAAATCTAAAAGTAAAAGATGTAGTTGATATTGAAAAATTAAAATCTGTAGCAGATAAAGAATCATATCTTAGATGTAAGAATTCAGCATTAAAAATCATTGAAAGATCATATAAGACTGAGAAAGAAGTTATAGAAAAACTACAGATGAAAGGTTATGAGCAAAATCACATTGAAGCTAGTATAGAATTTTTAAAAGAATATAAATTTTTAAATGACGATTATTATGCGGAAGCTTTTATAAAGGATAAGCTCAATTCCAAAGGAAGTCAACGTATAAAACAGGACTTGATAAAAAAAGGGATACCTAGGGATAAAATAGAAGAAAAACTAGAAGGAATAGATAAAAGTGCTGAAAAAAATACAGCAAGAGTTCTTGCAAATAAAAAGCTGAGAATTATACAGAAAAGTGAAAATGATACATACAAAATAAGTGGAAAACTTTATAGATTTTTAATATCAAAGGGATATACTTATGATGTAGTAAAAGAAGTTGTTAAAGATGTAATGTCTATTGATGAATTTGAATAA
- a CDS encoding M16 family metallopeptidase: MIKLNFDVKRHILKNGLEVITINKNTQIASINIGIKVGALHEKINEKGISHFIEHALFKGTKKRNDEELNEELEALGGEYNAYTDYDSTVYTISCLAEEFENAVDLLGDMITNPEFDENEIEKERGVILSEIRMSKDDIEDLSFKNVNRIAFDKSSLKYEVTGIEKNVSEFTRKEIKDYYKKHYTPKNALITMVSSLSHEDALNLIEKHFGMWNGEKPENIEIIKEKNKKVTEINYKKDIEQSTIVYLYTFYDLNKEDELPLRILNHRLGESSNSLLFREVREKRGLAYDIYTHLEITNNIKTLYIYTAVGEENINEAKDSIDETLENIVQGKIVIGERDLEIMKKVHKTAVISTLEDSSELCNYMLHQALEDEDIYEFLKDMDRLNTLNMDKINKISRKVLKDPTIHILKSGN; the protein is encoded by the coding sequence ATGATAAAATTAAATTTTGATGTTAAAAGACATATTCTTAAAAATGGACTAGAAGTGATAACAATTAATAAGAATACACAGATAGCTTCAATTAATATAGGTATTAAAGTAGGAGCCTTACATGAAAAAATCAATGAAAAGGGCATAAGTCATTTTATTGAACATGCATTATTTAAAGGCACTAAAAAAAGAAATGATGAAGAACTTAATGAAGAGTTAGAAGCATTAGGGGGAGAATACAATGCATATACTGATTATGATTCAACTGTATATACAATAAGCTGTCTTGCAGAAGAGTTTGAAAATGCAGTAGATCTTTTAGGTGATATGATAACAAATCCTGAATTTGATGAAAATGAAATTGAAAAAGAAAGAGGAGTTATATTATCAGAAATAAGGATGAGTAAAGATGATATTGAAGATTTGAGCTTTAAAAATGTAAATAGGATAGCATTTGATAAGAGTTCGTTGAAATATGAAGTTACAGGTATTGAAAAAAATGTGTCTGAATTTACAAGAAAAGAAATAAAAGATTATTATAAAAAGCATTACACACCTAAAAATGCTCTTATTACAATGGTATCTTCATTGAGTCATGAAGATGCTTTAAATCTTATAGAAAAGCATTTTGGTATGTGGAATGGTGAGAAACCAGAAAATATAGAAATAATAAAAGAAAAGAATAAAAAAGTTACAGAAATAAATTATAAAAAGGATATTGAACAAAGCACAATTGTATATTTATATACTTTCTATGATCTTAATAAAGAAGATGAACTACCCTTAAGAATATTGAATCATAGGCTTGGAGAAAGCTCTAATTCACTTCTATTTAGGGAAGTACGTGAAAAGAGAGGTCTAGCTTATGATATATACACACATTTAGAGATAACAAACAATATAAAAACACTATATATATACACTGCAGTTGGAGAAGAAAATATAAATGAAGCTAAAGATTCAATTGATGAAACCCTAGAAAATATTGTTCAGGGGAAAATTGTAATTGGTGAAAGAGATCTTGAAATAATGAAGAAGGTTCATAAAACAGCAGTGATTTCAACATTAGAAGATAGCTCAGAATTATGTAATTATATGCTTCATCAAGCATTAGAAGATGAAGATATATATGAATTTTTAAAGGATATGGATAGACTTAATACGTTGAATATGGATAAAATCAATAAAATAAGCAGGAAAGTGTTAAAGGATCCGACTATTCATATTTTAAAATCAGGAAATTAG
- a CDS encoding response regulator transcription factor — MKKSILIVEDELRIRFLLRDYLTKDDFNVFEASNGEEGLFVFSTQKIDLVILDIMMPVMDGMTMLEKLREVSTVPVILLTAKSEEDDKLQGYDYGADDYITKPFSPKVLIAKVKALLKRSREDIDSSSQEFNGLTINKLSHEVRVNGKEITLSPKEYELLIYLVTNEGIALSRDNILDNVWGLDYYGDIRTVDTNVKRLREKLLDRSNLIVTVRGSGYKFESKQ; from the coding sequence ATGAAAAAATCTATTTTAATAGTTGAAGATGAACTTAGAATAAGATTTTTACTTAGAGATTATTTAACCAAGGATGATTTCAATGTTTTTGAAGCCTCCAATGGTGAGGAAGGATTATTTGTTTTTAGTACACAAAAAATAGATTTAGTAATTTTAGATATTATGATGCCTGTTATGGATGGCATGACAATGCTTGAAAAATTAAGAGAAGTTTCTACTGTACCAGTAATACTTCTAACAGCTAAAAGCGAAGAAGATGATAAACTCCAAGGATATGATTATGGAGCTGATGATTATATTACGAAACCATTCAGTCCAAAAGTATTAATTGCAAAAGTAAAAGCATTACTAAAAAGAAGTCGTGAAGACATCGATTCAAGTTCTCAGGAATTTAATGGTCTTACTATAAATAAGCTTTCACATGAAGTAAGAGTAAATGGAAAAGAAATAACATTATCACCTAAAGAATATGAACTTCTTATTTATCTTGTAACTAATGAAGGTATTGCATTGAGCAGAGATAATATATTAGATAATGTATGGGGCTTAGATTATTATGGCGATATAAGAACCGTTGACACGAATGTAAAAAGACTTCGTGAAAAACTTCTCGATAGATCTAACTTAATTGTAACTGTTCGTGGTAGTGGTTATAAATTTGAGAGCAAACAGTAA
- a CDS encoding HAMP domain-containing sensor histidine kinase, which translates to MKHSLSKRLFAITLSLILGIMILVYFTQAMFFEKFYSYKKTLSLVNEVSKFHDLYSLHIDSYSAKDKSLYKALKKFEEDNSAQIAITSLDGDIIYISSEFNGESIVSDTLANFCAELINDRDLINDVIKNSKIRYTNFYSSSNDMQKIGVVSPMSLKNNNDSLIFCVASIQPIEEASEVINEFFFYLFLALIAVASILALIYSNMISKPLVTLTYVADKMAKMDFSVVCSTEREDEIGSLAHSLNMLSNNLHNALIDLQDKNKKLENDIERERQIETMRKEFTANVSHELKTPIGIIEGYAEGLKDGIVKGEDAALYLETIIDESKKMSVLVTNMLELSKLESGASKPNFEDFNINRLIAKVIRKHEPEFEAHKFNVNFNSSSPYSYVYADAFQMEQVFTNLITNAIKYTPPGNDININIDEGLHKFRLSVQNMGTSIPEPEIDKLFEKFYRIDKSRERTQRNSTGLGLSIVKNILRLHNSQFNIRNIDGGVEFYFYLEKIVISDDEI; encoded by the coding sequence ATGAAGCATAGTTTATCAAAAAGGCTTTTTGCTATAACATTATCACTTATATTAGGCATAATGATTCTTGTCTATTTTACTCAGGCAATGTTTTTTGAAAAATTTTATTCTTATAAAAAAACTCTTTCACTTGTTAATGAAGTAAGTAAATTTCATGATTTATATTCTCTACATATTGATAGTTATTCTGCAAAAGATAAAAGTTTATATAAAGCACTAAAGAAGTTTGAAGAAGATAATAGTGCGCAAATTGCAATAACTTCATTAGATGGTGATATAATCTATATTTCTAGCGAATTTAATGGTGAAAGTATTGTTTCAGATACTCTTGCAAATTTTTGTGCTGAACTCATAAATGATAGAGATTTAATTAATGATGTTATTAAAAATTCAAAAATTAGATATACAAATTTCTATAGCTCAAGTAATGACATGCAAAAAATAGGTGTTGTAAGTCCTATGTCATTAAAAAACAATAATGATAGTCTTATATTCTGCGTTGCTTCAATACAGCCTATTGAAGAAGCATCAGAAGTTATAAATGAATTTTTCTTTTACTTATTTTTAGCTTTAATAGCCGTTGCATCCATACTTGCACTTATTTATTCAAATATGATTTCAAAGCCTCTTGTAACATTGACATATGTTGCAGATAAAATGGCTAAGATGGATTTTTCAGTAGTATGTTCAACAGAGAGGGAGGATGAAATTGGAAGCCTTGCCCATTCACTTAATATGCTGTCTAATAACCTCCATAACGCATTAATTGATCTTCAGGATAAAAATAAAAAACTTGAAAATGATATCGAACGTGAGCGGCAGATTGAAACCATGCGGAAAGAGTTTACTGCTAATGTAAGTCATGAACTTAAAACTCCAATTGGAATAATTGAAGGCTATGCTGAAGGATTGAAAGATGGAATAGTAAAAGGTGAAGATGCAGCTTTATACCTGGAAACCATTATTGATGAATCAAAGAAAATGAGTGTTCTTGTTACAAATATGCTTGAACTCTCAAAACTTGAATCCGGTGCTTCGAAACCAAATTTCGAAGACTTTAATATAAATAGGCTTATTGCTAAGGTAATTAGAAAACATGAACCTGAATTTGAAGCTCATAAATTTAATGTAAACTTTAATTCTTCAAGTCCCTATAGTTATGTTTATGCAGATGCTTTCCAAATGGAGCAAGTTTTTACAAATCTAATTACTAATGCAATAAAATATACACCTCCTGGAAATGACATAAATATAAATATTGATGAAGGACTTCATAAGTTTAGGCTATCTGTTCAAAATATGGGAACAAGTATACCAGAACCTGAAATTGATAAACTTTTCGAAAAATTTTACAGAATTGATAAATCACGTGAAAGAACTCAGCGTAATAGCACTGGCCTTGGGTTATCAATTGTAAAAAATATTTTAAGACTTCATAATAGCCAATTTAATATAAGAAATATTGATGGAGGCGTAGAATTCTATTTTTATTTAGAAAAAATAGTAATTAGCGATGATGAAATCTAA